Proteins from a genomic interval of Sphingobacterium sp. SYP-B4668:
- a CDS encoding LytR/AlgR family response regulator transcription factor yields the protein MVKQSVLIADKDGSFRQELRRKIESLDYPAVFHETCNGPEAVRYINSLQPAVVFINASLPGIAGFDVLERISHDPISVVYSDHLEDAVRAIDHGALGYLHRPICTENLRRTLIRIGSSEAAGPVQPLSMIRYPGRIFVEKGGCLKKINVPDITYLRADRDYTWIYTADNSAYLSNHGIGLLCSKLDPDRFMRIHRSFIVNLDHVQELYRDIRRFFLVLTGDVEIGVGKQYVPLIRQLIY from the coding sequence ATGGTAAAGCAATCAGTGCTCATTGCGGACAAAGACGGTTCATTTAGACAGGAACTCCGCAGAAAGATCGAGTCGTTGGATTATCCTGCGGTATTCCACGAAACCTGTAACGGGCCGGAGGCAGTTAGGTATATCAACTCCCTCCAACCAGCGGTGGTGTTCATCAATGCTTCGCTTCCGGGGATAGCAGGATTTGACGTGCTCGAGCGAATCTCCCACGATCCCATTTCCGTAGTATATTCAGATCATCTCGAAGATGCGGTTAGGGCAATAGATCATGGTGCTCTGGGATACCTCCATCGACCTATATGTACGGAAAATCTACGAAGGACGTTGATTCGGATTGGTTCATCAGAAGCAGCAGGCCCTGTCCAACCTCTTTCTATGATCCGATATCCCGGAAGGATCTTTGTAGAGAAAGGGGGCTGCCTCAAAAAAATAAACGTGCCGGATATCACTTACTTGAGAGCAGACAGGGACTATACATGGATCTATACTGCGGACAATAGCGCATATCTCAGCAATCATGGCATAGGACTGCTCTGTAGCAAGCTGGATCCCGATAGATTTATGAGAATCCATCGTTCCTTCATCGTCAATCTGGACCATGTCCAGGAACTCTACAGGGATATAAGGAGATTCTTTCTCGTGCTGACAGGGGATGTCGAGATTGGAGTGGGCAAACAGTATGTCCCGTTGATCCGACAACTCATCTACTGA
- a CDS encoding Crp/Fnr family transcriptional regulator, whose protein sequence is MRYDMVERKHFNQVCLFARQYGISFTLQELEIIRANTQYVVLPPHSILMEQGKLVKKLYFMNRGIARLFRVHNGVDHTLGIESTNYFLSTPLLLQNGQESTCALESLSEIELLVWDLPSVTILKNSIPRMFAMEMAIMDRLLAWLQDNQVESRCMTAEERYYKLIATQPKVIQSVPLKYIASLLGIHHDSLSRIRKGVSDRGSR, encoded by the coding sequence ATGAGATACGACATGGTAGAGCGAAAACATTTTAATCAGGTCTGTCTGTTTGCAAGGCAATACGGCATATCCTTCACCCTACAGGAATTGGAGATTATCCGGGCAAATACGCAGTATGTGGTCCTTCCACCACATTCGATCCTCATGGAACAAGGGAAACTGGTGAAGAAGCTTTATTTTATGAACAGGGGTATAGCCAGGCTGTTCAGGGTCCACAATGGCGTTGACCATACGTTGGGAATCGAATCGACCAATTATTTTCTATCGACTCCCCTTCTTCTTCAGAACGGTCAGGAATCCACCTGCGCACTAGAGTCGCTCAGCGAAATCGAGTTACTGGTCTGGGATCTGCCCAGCGTCACTATCCTCAAGAATAGCATCCCTAGGATGTTTGCCATGGAAATGGCCATCATGGACAGGCTACTGGCTTGGTTACAGGACAATCAAGTCGAGTCCAGATGCATGACCGCAGAAGAGCGCTATTATAAATTGATAGCAACACAGCCAAAGGTAATACAATCCGTTCCGCTGAAATACATCGCCTCTCTTTTGGGAATCCACCACGATAGCTTGAGTCGGATAAGGAAAGGTGTCTCGGACAGAGGTTCTAGATAA
- a CDS encoding response regulator encodes MTTIGIVDDHPVIIEGLIQMLSTFPQFEVVFKAGSGEGLLLALETWAPDVLLLDIELPDSDGIALCKEVLGRYPQLPIIAITNHDEVLYVRKMMRNGAMGYLLKGTDREGLQEAIQSVLSGKQFIDRQIERSIVHQAITGRNAAVNVKLTNRECEVLALIAHEHSNQEIADRLFLSVRTVESHRYSLNQKLNIKTVAGLVREAYLRGLI; translated from the coding sequence ATGACAACAATAGGAATAGTGGACGATCATCCCGTGATTATAGAAGGGCTTATCCAGATGCTCAGCACCTTCCCACAGTTTGAGGTCGTCTTCAAGGCAGGAAGTGGCGAAGGCCTGCTTTTAGCTTTGGAAACATGGGCTCCGGATGTTCTACTACTCGATATAGAGCTTCCCGATAGCGATGGTATTGCTCTTTGTAAAGAAGTTTTGGGAAGATATCCGCAGCTGCCCATTATCGCGATTACCAATCATGACGAGGTACTCTATGTCAGGAAGATGATGCGGAATGGGGCTATGGGCTACCTACTAAAGGGAACCGATAGGGAAGGTCTACAAGAAGCCATCCAAAGTGTGTTGTCGGGAAAGCAGTTCATAGACCGGCAGATCGAGCGGTCCATAGTCCATCAGGCTATCACAGGTCGGAATGCCGCAGTTAACGTGAAGTTGACAAATCGGGAATGTGAGGTATTGGCATTGATCGCCCACGAACATTCTAATCAGGAAATTGCCGACCGACTCTTTCTGAGTGTCCGCACAGTAGAATCGCACCGCTACAGCCTTAACCAAAAGCTCAACATTAAGACAGTAGCTGGACTAGTCCGGGAGGCTTATCTAAGAGGACTTATCTAG
- a CDS encoding tetratricopeptide repeat protein, giving the protein MKRILSMLVLCIWVAAPLPCKAGDTTGVFMLIDKAKEKQKSGQLDSADHYFKSAGRLADRLRFDNGRLSFLGNYSVFLYEQLRYGESLAFAKKALALGIDLRNWPRVAAAYNNISLQLQAQGQLEDAAKNLVRGLEISSAIKEPTQRDLADRRKYYNNLSSLMLDMNDVKKGLQYARESYGLAQELKDTLAMGRSLVNIVVAEAMAHDLGSAERNALRLLEIAKRYDDIQMEIKAYNNLGDIYRMQKRYQQALRSFKKAKQILHLTFPGNEVYVLSGMSSVYRDMRSFGAAERYFSKAMELAQEELAKPQLIELYLSGSEIKEGMGKYKDALELRKRYQSLADSLKDKETHRSIQELELKYRTMENRRSIAERDLMIAEQTTGLERKNKWIIISISTAVLLAWGLISLRIVGNQKRRRLKLDHERHLLEAQLYGEERERERTARELHDGVASILSAAKIQVHNAVDDGSERRSLLEIGELIDIAVREIRNISHNLAPEFLLREGLACAVESFCYRVKGGDLALDFYLLGTIPRFDRTVELVLYRTIQEAVTNMVKHSGGTEGIVQLESSRGGLRITVEDNGKGFDPENISSKGIGLSGLCCRVSDIGGIIDIRSSPGRGTSVYIEIDSNGHPSLKTDPEKIT; this is encoded by the coding sequence GTGAAGAGAATTTTATCCATGCTGGTACTATGCATTTGGGTAGCAGCACCATTGCCCTGCAAAGCGGGGGACACTACAGGAGTATTTATGCTGATAGACAAGGCCAAGGAAAAGCAGAAATCAGGACAGCTCGACTCTGCAGATCATTATTTCAAGTCAGCAGGTAGACTTGCCGATCGGCTCCGATTTGACAACGGCCGATTGTCCTTCTTGGGCAACTACAGCGTGTTCCTATACGAACAGCTCAGGTATGGGGAATCGCTGGCTTTTGCAAAAAAAGCATTGGCGCTAGGTATAGATCTCCGTAATTGGCCCCGAGTCGCAGCAGCGTACAATAATATCTCCCTGCAGCTGCAAGCCCAAGGTCAATTAGAGGATGCGGCCAAAAATTTGGTGAGGGGATTGGAAATTTCCTCGGCTATCAAAGAGCCGACACAAAGGGACTTGGCCGACCGACGGAAATACTATAATAACCTCAGCTCCCTCATGCTCGATATGAACGATGTTAAAAAAGGGCTACAGTATGCGCGGGAATCCTATGGATTGGCCCAGGAGCTAAAAGATACGCTTGCCATGGGCCGGAGTCTGGTCAATATTGTGGTTGCCGAGGCGATGGCGCACGATTTGGGATCGGCCGAAAGGAACGCTTTGCGTCTATTGGAAATCGCTAAGAGGTACGATGATATACAGATGGAGATTAAAGCGTACAACAATTTGGGGGATATATATCGAATGCAGAAAAGATATCAGCAGGCATTGCGGAGTTTCAAAAAAGCAAAGCAAATTTTACATTTGACGTTTCCGGGTAATGAGGTGTACGTACTTTCGGGGATGTCCTCGGTATATCGAGATATGAGAAGTTTCGGAGCTGCGGAAAGATATTTCAGTAAGGCCATGGAATTGGCCCAGGAGGAATTAGCCAAACCCCAACTCATTGAACTGTACTTGTCGGGGTCAGAAATCAAAGAAGGGATGGGGAAATACAAGGATGCCCTCGAACTGCGTAAGCGATACCAATCTCTTGCTGATTCCCTAAAAGATAAGGAAACACATCGGTCGATACAGGAACTGGAACTGAAGTACAGAACGATGGAGAACCGAAGGAGCATTGCCGAAAGGGATCTCATGATTGCCGAACAAACGACGGGGTTGGAAAGAAAGAACAAGTGGATCATCATCTCTATTTCCACGGCTGTCCTGCTAGCTTGGGGTCTTATATCATTGCGCATAGTCGGAAACCAGAAACGGAGGAGACTGAAATTGGACCACGAAAGGCATCTGCTAGAAGCCCAACTTTATGGGGAAGAGCGGGAAAGGGAACGCACGGCACGTGAATTACATGATGGTGTGGCGAGTATCCTATCTGCTGCCAAAATTCAGGTCCACAATGCTGTAGACGATGGTTCGGAACGGCGATCACTACTTGAAATCGGTGAATTGATTGATATTGCGGTCCGCGAGATTAGGAATATATCCCATAATCTTGCTCCCGAATTCCTGCTACGGGAAGGATTAGCCTGTGCCGTCGAATCCTTTTGCTACCGGGTAAAGGGAGGAGATCTTGCTCTCGATTTCTATCTCCTAGGCACGATTCCCAGATTTGACAGGACTGTGGAGCTGGTCCTCTATAGAACAATTCAGGAGGCCGTAACCAATATGGTGAAGCATTCTGGAGGTACTGAAGGGATTGTCCAGTTGGAGAGTAGTAGGGGGGGGCTCCGGATAACGGTCGAGGACAATGGCAAGGGGTTCGATCCGGAGAATATCTCGTCAAAGGGAATCGGGCTTAGCGGGCTTTGCTGCAGAGTTTCAGACATAGGTGGGATCATTGATATCCGGTCATCGCCAGGAAGGGGGACCTCGGTCTATATCGAAATCGATTCTAACGGCCATCCTTCCTTGAAAACCGACCCCGAAAAAATAACCTAA
- a CDS encoding LytR/AlgR family response regulator transcription factor: MYTILIADRDPVSRTIIRDRLNKSTDVRTIVETVNLYQTARMMTRIEPDVIFLDSYFLEGEPSGILHNISHDPRIIIIAPDGSFATKAFDHGALDYLVKPICTDRLAYTFRKIFENPLSNSSVCDILLPYLFVANGNGFTRIESHQIRYIKAARDYSVLYTEGREWISSIGISKLVQRLDQCFFKRVHRSYIVNLSWVERVERTGPHTFLVMKEGPEIIVSKSYLPVIKAILL, encoded by the coding sequence ATGTACACTATACTTATTGCCGATCGGGATCCGGTATCCCGCACAATTATCCGGGATCGATTAAACAAGTCTACTGATGTGCGAACAATAGTCGAGACGGTCAACCTTTATCAAACCGCACGAATGATGACCCGTATAGAACCGGATGTAATCTTTCTGGACAGTTATTTTCTGGAAGGTGAGCCTTCTGGAATTCTCCATAACATCTCGCACGACCCCCGGATTATCATCATTGCTCCGGACGGATCCTTTGCGACCAAAGCCTTTGATCATGGTGCCCTGGATTACCTGGTCAAACCCATCTGTACCGATCGGTTGGCCTACACCTTCAGGAAGATTTTTGAAAATCCCTTATCCAATTCTAGCGTGTGCGACATCTTACTGCCCTATCTTTTCGTCGCCAATGGAAACGGCTTCACCCGTATTGAGAGCCACCAGATCCGTTACATCAAAGCCGCGAGAGACTATTCCGTACTCTACACAGAAGGCCGAGAATGGATAAGTTCCATCGGGATTAGCAAACTTGTACAAAGGCTCGATCAATGCTTTTTCAAACGTGTACACCGATCTTATATCGTCAACCTTTCTTGGGTAGAACGCGTCGAAAGGACTGGCCCCCACACTTTCCTCGTTATGAAAGAAGGTCCTGAGATTATCGTTAGTAAATCCTATCTCCCGGTCATAAAAGCCATTCTCCTATAG